A region of Candidatus Omnitrophota bacterium DNA encodes the following proteins:
- a CDS encoding polysaccharide deacetylase family protein encodes MKKEIFVIFLCILIFIIWAFPKYSIPVLLYHSISDNDNLLSVKPDNFKKQVAYLKKANYRIIKLDEFLEIMESRKKIPRKTVVITFDDGYKDNFTYAYPILKECNFPAIIFLITGKVGKEIDFLNWDEIKEMVGSKIIDFGGHTRNHIYLPSIQNEEKLWKKFMAVKKILRKIPKLLLNILVIL; translated from the coding sequence ATGAAGAAGGAAATTTTTGTTATTTTTTTGTGCATTTTAATTTTTATTATTTGGGCTTTTCCCAAATATAGTATTCCTGTTTTACTTTATCACAGTATAAGCGATAATGATAACCTCCTTTCGGTTAAACCCGATAATTTTAAAAAGCAGGTTGCCTATTTAAAGAAAGCTAATTATAGGATAATTAAGTTAGACGAATTTTTAGAGATAATGGAAAGTAGAAAGAAAATTCCCCGCAAAACAGTGGTGATAACCTTTGACGATGGATATAAAGATAATTTTACTTATGCTTATCCAATACTTAAGGAATGTAATTTTCCGGCAATTATTTTTTTAATTACTGGGAAAGTTGGAAAAGAAATTGATTTTTTAAACTGGGATGAGATAAAAGAAATGGTGGGTAGTAAAATTATAGATTTTGGTGGGCATACAAGAAATCATATTTATCTTCCTTCTATACAAAATGAAGAAAAACTCTGGAAGAAATTTATGGCTGTAAAGAAGATATTGAGAAAAATACCGAAGTTGTTGTTAAATATTTTAGTTATCCTATAG